One part of the Bacteroidales bacterium genome encodes these proteins:
- the tilS gene encoding tRNA lysidine(34) synthetase TilS, translated as MISQEIFIKNLSKLCPDYKDKKFLLAISGGIDSMVMLDLFKSSELSFAIAHVNFQLRGEESDRDMDFVFNTAKKLDVRIFERTVDTKKYVIQNKLNTQVAARKIRYDFFNEIADTHGFDYICTAHNSNDVVETLIMGLNRKGSITTLAGIRENENRMIRPILNFSREEIAEYAATNIIPYVNDSSNLSNKYLRNKIRHELTPVLEEIMPGFCERAAFSVSLLRNYQKYITKTIEKELSNFGDPYKEGINLIKLKEQEYCEIILMHFLLNNGFNPSHTENILNIENHSEPKEFLTENKKLLIHRGKIFLQKTDNSENSLWYLECDLNTDNLPINIKAEFVTVNSFEEIISTRNIAFLDANKIVFPILIRKWQPGERFKPLGMNNFKKIGDFFTDIKATIAERNSAMAIYSEEQVAWLIGYRIDDRFKIKNFPSKALRIELL; from the coding sequence ATGATTAGCCAAGAAATATTTATAAAAAATCTTAGCAAACTGTGTCCTGATTATAAAGACAAGAAATTTCTTTTAGCTATAAGCGGCGGCATAGACAGCATGGTAATGCTAGATCTTTTTAAAAGCTCTGAATTATCCTTTGCTATTGCACACGTAAATTTTCAACTGCGTGGTGAAGAAAGCGACAGAGACATGGATTTTGTTTTTAATACCGCAAAAAAGCTAGATGTTAGAATTTTTGAAAGAACTGTTGACACAAAAAAATATGTAATACAAAATAAACTAAACACACAAGTCGCTGCTAGAAAAATAAGATATGATTTTTTTAATGAAATAGCAGATACTCATGGCTTCGACTACATTTGCACCGCTCACAACAGCAATGATGTTGTTGAAACTCTAATTATGGGACTTAACAGAAAAGGCAGTATAACAACATTAGCAGGAATAAGAGAAAATGAAAACCGCATGATACGCCCAATTCTAAACTTTTCAAGAGAAGAAATTGCTGAATATGCTGCCACAAACATCATTCCATACGTAAACGACAGTTCTAACTTAAGCAATAAATATCTTAGAAATAAAATTAGGCATGAATTAACTCCAGTTTTAGAAGAAATAATGCCCGGGTTTTGCGAACGAGCTGCCTTTTCAGTTTCTTTGCTTAGAAATTATCAAAAATACATAACAAAAACTATTGAAAAAGAATTGTCAAATTTTGGAGACCCTTACAAAGAAGGTATAAACTTAATAAAACTAAAAGAGCAAGAATATTGCGAAATTATTTTAATGCATTTTTTACTCAATAATGGCTTTAATCCTTCGCATACAGAAAACATATTAAACATAGAAAACCATTCCGAACCAAAAGAATTTCTAACAGAAAATAAAAAACTACTAATTCATAGAGGCAAAATTTTTCTGCAAAAAACTGACAATTCTGAAAACTCACTATGGTACTTAGAATGCGATTTAAACACTGATAATTTACCTATAAATATAAAAGCAGAATTTGTAACAGTAAATTCTTTTGAAGAAATAATTTCAACTAGAAATATTGCTTTTTTAGACGCAAATAAAATCGTTTTCCCAATTTTAATAAGAAAATGGCAGCCCGGCGAAAGATTTAAGCCACTTGGAATGAATAATTTTAAAAAAATTGGAGATTTTTTTACAGATATAAAAGCAACTATTGCAGAGCGAAATTCTGCAATGGCTATTTATAGCGAAGAACAAGTTGCATGGCTAATTGGCTACAGAATTGACGACAGGTTTAAAATTAAAAACTTTCCATCAAAAGCATTAAGAATAGAATTACTTTAA